One Desulfobacterales bacterium DNA window includes the following coding sequences:
- a CDS encoding TolC family protein produces MGLLKKILPPVAVILLVLVVTVGPGRAFTLEECVELALRNNPDLDKQQLNLQLAHADMVEQKARSFGNLDIVSSYTHYNLPHTLAPMTPASISSNPAAVPTTEDLFSAGVVYEVALFTGFARTRAIEIIARQSQYEQTKAELELKRALAEAVFRINTAASDYNSARAELAMTRESAAIEQVRFEQGAADISDILHARARHQLAESRFIDTGYRYKTACFYLDYLLEHGENR; encoded by the coding sequence ATGGGTCTTTTAAAAAAAATTCTGCCCCCGGTTGCGGTCATCCTGCTCGTCCTTGTTGTCACGGTTGGCCCGGGCCGGGCCTTCACCCTCGAAGAGTGTGTTGAACTGGCCCTGCGGAACAATCCGGACCTGGACAAACAACAACTGAACCTGCAACTCGCCCATGCAGACATGGTAGAGCAGAAAGCGCGCAGTTTCGGCAACCTGGATATCGTCTCATCCTACACCCATTATAATCTGCCCCATACCCTGGCCCCCATGACCCCGGCATCAATATCCTCCAACCCCGCGGCCGTACCAACCACCGAGGATCTGTTCAGCGCGGGGGTTGTCTACGAGGTGGCGCTCTTTACCGGCTTTGCCCGGACCCGGGCGATCGAGATCATTGCCCGTCAGAGTCAATACGAACAGACCAAGGCGGAACTGGAACTCAAGCGGGCATTGGCGGAAGCGGTCTTCAGGATCAACACCGCGGCCAGCGACTACAACAGCGCCCGGGCGGAACTTGCCATGACCAGGGAGAGCGCGGCCATTGAGCAGGTCCGTTTTGAGCAGGGGGCCGCTGATATCAGCGATATCCTCCATGCCAGGGCCCGTCACCAACTGGCGGAGAGCCGCTTTATCGACACTGGC
- a CDS encoding TetR family transcriptional regulator has protein sequence MHKKVNNNQAGQQSRERIIGAAVKLFARQGFAGTGLRELAAAADVNLAMINYFFGSKKELLKEILDIFLSGYLAIGREELAGDDGLQARLGRFISRAVSYFESHRDYLLVTITELPHDDPEIIEYKAAWGRRMMEIVGREVCRPLAAETGVMIPATVVGPMLTAMMASRFLFAPVVERVRPDGVEAPAAEDYAEIISGFFLKGIAGFQ, from the coding sequence ATGCATAAAAAAGTCAACAATAATCAGGCCGGGCAACAATCCCGGGAGCGAATTATCGGGGCGGCGGTGAAACTCTTTGCCCGTCAGGGGTTTGCCGGTACCGGCCTGCGGGAACTGGCAGCCGCCGCCGACGTCAACCTGGCGATGATCAACTATTTTTTCGGCTCCAAGAAGGAACTGCTCAAGGAGATACTTGATATTTTCTTATCAGGCTACCTGGCCATTGGCCGCGAGGAACTGGCCGGAGACGATGGGCTGCAGGCAAGGCTCGGCCGGTTTATCAGCCGCGCTGTGAGCTATTTTGAAAGCCACCGGGATTACCTGCTTGTCACCATCACCGAACTCCCCCATGATGATCCCGAGATAATAGAATACAAGGCCGCCTGGGGGCGGCGGATGATGGAGATTGTCGGCCGGGAGGTCTGCCGGCCCCTGGCCGCGGAAACCGGCGTCATGATCCCGGCGACAGTGGTTGGGCCCATGCTGACCGCGATGATGGCGTCACGTTTTCTGTTTGCCCCGGTGGTGGAGCGGGTGCGGCCAGATGGGGTTGAGGCGCCGGCGGCTGAGGACTACGCAGAGATCATCAGCGGTTTTTTTCTTAAGGGGATTGCCGGGTTCCAGTAA